The following are encoded together in the Glycine max cultivar Williams 82 chromosome 8, Glycine_max_v4.0, whole genome shotgun sequence genome:
- the LOC100799825 gene encoding S-adenosylmethionine carrier 1, chloroplastic/mitochondrial isoform X1, translating to MGLFTLSVMVNDSAISLPDTCTKRKQNLLLKNSFASVSMGDEKPFDFLRTLFEGVIAGGTAGVVVETALYPIDTIKTRLQAARGGEKLILKGLYSGLAGNLVGVLPASALFVGVYEPIKQKLLRIFPEHLSAFTHLTAGAIGGIAASLIRVPTEVIKQRMQTGQFASASGAVRFIASKEGFKGFYAGYGSFLLRDLPFDAIQFCIYEQIRIGYMLAAQRNLNDPENAIIGAFAGALTGAITTPLDVIKTRLMVQGSANQYKGIVDCVQTIIKEEGPRAFLKGIGPRVLWIGIGGSIFFGVLESTKRFLSERRPTVPQNTYSEKSKD from the exons ATGGGTCTCTTTACACTGTCCGTTATGGTTAATGACTCTGCCATTTCATTACCAG ATACTTGTACGAAAAGAAAGCAGAACTTACTtctgaaaaattcttttgcatCAGTTAGCATGGGAGATGAAAAGCCATTTGACTTCCTAcgcactttatttg AGGGCGTTATTGCAGGTGGTACAGCTGGAGTTGTTGTTGAAACAGCTTTATACCCAATTGACACAATAAAAACACGTCTGCAG GCTGCTCGCGGAGGAGAAAAACTAATATTGAAGGGCCTTTATTCTGGATTGGCGGGGAACCTTGTTGGTGTCTTACC GGCATCTGCTTTATTTGTTGGAGTTTATGAACCTATAAAGCAGAAATTGCTGAGGATATTTCCTGAACACCTAAGTGCTTTTACTCATTTG ACTGCAGGTGCCATAGGGGGCATTGCTGCTTCATTGATTCGTGTTCCAACAGAG GTTATCAAGCAACGAATGCAAACTGGGCAGTTTGCTTCAGCTTCTGGTGCTGTTCGCTTTATTGCTTCTAAGGAAGGCTTCAAAGGATTTTATGCT GGATATGGATCTTTTTTGTTGAGGGATTTACCCTTTGATGCTATTCAGTTTTGCATCTATGAGCAGATTCGAATAGGTTATATGCTTGCG GCACAAAGAAATCTGAATGATCCAGAAAATGCAATTATTGGTGCTTTTGCAG GTGCACTAACTGGAGCTATAACTACCCCCCTTGATGTCATCAAGACAAGGTTAATGGTTCAA GGATCTGCAAACCAATATAAGGGAATCGTTGACTGTGTTCAAACCATTATTAAGGAAGAAGGACCTCGTGCCTTTTTGAAG GGTATTGGTCCCAGAGTACTATGGATAGGCATAGGTGGTTCAATATTCTTTGGTGTCCTTGAGAGTACAAAGCGTTTTCTTTCTGAGAGACGCCCTACCGTACCTCAGAACACATATTCAGAGAAGAGCAAAGATTAA
- the LOC100799825 gene encoding S-adenosylmethionine carrier 1, chloroplastic/mitochondrial isoform X2 encodes MGDEKPFDFLRTLFEGVIAGGTAGVVVETALYPIDTIKTRLQAARGGEKLILKGLYSGLAGNLVGVLPASALFVGVYEPIKQKLLRIFPEHLSAFTHLTAGAIGGIAASLIRVPTEVIKQRMQTGQFASASGAVRFIASKEGFKGFYAGYGSFLLRDLPFDAIQFCIYEQIRIGYMLAAQRNLNDPENAIIGAFAGALTGAITTPLDVIKTRLMVQGSANQYKGIVDCVQTIIKEEGPRAFLKGIGPRVLWIGIGGSIFFGVLESTKRFLSERRPTVPQNTYSEKSKD; translated from the exons ATGGGAGATGAAAAGCCATTTGACTTCCTAcgcactttatttg AGGGCGTTATTGCAGGTGGTACAGCTGGAGTTGTTGTTGAAACAGCTTTATACCCAATTGACACAATAAAAACACGTCTGCAG GCTGCTCGCGGAGGAGAAAAACTAATATTGAAGGGCCTTTATTCTGGATTGGCGGGGAACCTTGTTGGTGTCTTACC GGCATCTGCTTTATTTGTTGGAGTTTATGAACCTATAAAGCAGAAATTGCTGAGGATATTTCCTGAACACCTAAGTGCTTTTACTCATTTG ACTGCAGGTGCCATAGGGGGCATTGCTGCTTCATTGATTCGTGTTCCAACAGAG GTTATCAAGCAACGAATGCAAACTGGGCAGTTTGCTTCAGCTTCTGGTGCTGTTCGCTTTATTGCTTCTAAGGAAGGCTTCAAAGGATTTTATGCT GGATATGGATCTTTTTTGTTGAGGGATTTACCCTTTGATGCTATTCAGTTTTGCATCTATGAGCAGATTCGAATAGGTTATATGCTTGCG GCACAAAGAAATCTGAATGATCCAGAAAATGCAATTATTGGTGCTTTTGCAG GTGCACTAACTGGAGCTATAACTACCCCCCTTGATGTCATCAAGACAAGGTTAATGGTTCAA GGATCTGCAAACCAATATAAGGGAATCGTTGACTGTGTTCAAACCATTATTAAGGAAGAAGGACCTCGTGCCTTTTTGAAG GGTATTGGTCCCAGAGTACTATGGATAGGCATAGGTGGTTCAATATTCTTTGGTGTCCTTGAGAGTACAAAGCGTTTTCTTTCTGAGAGACGCCCTACCGTACCTCAGAACACATATTCAGAGAAGAGCAAAGATTAA